The window GGGGTTATGCTTCAGGAAGTCGTTCCAAAGTACATAAGCCGCGGGGGCCATACCCAGGGGCATGCCCGGATGCCCGCTTTTGGCCTGTTCTACCGCATCAGCAGCCAGCATCCGAATGGCGTTGATGGCCTGTGTCTCAATTGCGCTGAGGGTGCTCGCCATGTGTCTCCTTTCACAAGGTGGGTTCTGGCGTCAGTGTAGACGGAGAAATCCAAAACTATCAATCTCAGTTTCGGCTCTTTATATAAATAATTCTTATTGAATAACATCAAAGCTCGCCGGATTGAGCCCTGATAGCAGGTGATATGAAATCTCGCTGGATTGTTTCCCTTGATGTAGTGAGCCGGAGCGATAGCGGGTGATATGAACCCCGCCTGAATCGTTCCGTTAGGGACTGTTGGAGCACCATCGTTTTTCAGGCTGTTATACCGGATTCAAAAAGATAATCTTCAAACAAAAAGCGCTAAGAGGCTATCTTTTTGAATCCTAGAGCACTCCCTTCGGTCGGGTTAGTTCGTCACCGTTCGGTGACGAACTAACCGAATCTGGTATTACTACCCGCACTTCAGGCGGGGGCCCCAGAAAAAGAACAAATCAAAGACATTTCTTATGAGGCCGCCTTCAGCCAGCTTCGAAGCTGGGCAGCACCAGCCGCCGACCGGCGTGAACGAGCACCTCGAAGGGCACCCCGTAGACCTCCTGCAACAAAGCGGGCCGAAGCAGATTTTCCGGCGTACCGAGAGCCACCAGGCGGCCCTCCTTAAGGAGCAAAAGCTGGTCGGCAAACAAAGCCGCTAGGTTCAGGTCGTGCAGGGCGGCCAGCACCAGACGGCCTTCCCGTGCCAGCCGCTGGGCCAGGGCCAGTACCTCGAGCTGCTGGCGGGGGTCGAGGTGGTTGGTGGGTTCGTCCAGCAGCAGGATGGGGGTCTCCTGGGCCAGCACGCGAGCCAGGTCGACCCGGGTGCGCTCGCCCCCCGAAAGCGAGAAGTAGGGCCGCTCAGCCCAGGCAAGGGCGCCGGTTTGCTCCAGGGCCCACTCCACACGCGCCCGGTCGGTGGGGTTTTCGGGGCGGCGCTGCTGGTGGGGCAGGCGGCCTAAGGCCACCACCTCGCGCACCGTGTAGGGAAAGGCCAGACTACGCTGCTGTGGCAAAAAAGCCCGCTCCAGGGCCATCTGGGCTGGCGTGTAGCGCTGTAGGGGCACCCCTTTGAGGGCCACACTGCCCTCGCTGGGGCGCCACTCGCCCGAGAGCAGGCGCAACAGGGTGCTCTTGCCCGCCCCGTTGGGGCCTAAGATGCCCCAAAAACCCGGCTCCAGGCTGAACGAAGCCCCGCGCAACAACCAGCGACCCGCCCGCTGGAAGCCCAGCGCGTGCGCCTCGAGCCAGCTAGCCACGCCAGCCCTCCCGCCCCAAGAGCAGCAAGAAGAACGGCCCGCCTAAAAGCGTGGTGAGCAGCCCCACAGGCAGTTCCGCCGGGGCCAGGGCCGTGCGGGCCACCAGGTCGGCCAGTACGGTCAGGCTGGCCCCCAGCAGCCAGGCCGCCGGCAGCACAAAGCGGTGGTCGGCCCCACCCCCGGCCCGCAGCAGCCAGGGCACCAGCAGGCCCACAAAGGCGATGCTCCCCGCCGCGGCCACCGCCGCCCCCACCCCCAGGGCCACCAGCAACAAAGCCTGCCGCTTCAGGGCCGCCACCCCAATCCCCAGGTGAAAGGCCTCCTCTTCGCCCAGGGTAAGGGCATTGAGGGCCCGGCCCAGGCGCAAAAGGGCCAGGGCACTCAACAGGGCCAGGGGGGCGGTCAGGGCCAGCAGTTCCCAGCCGGCCCCCCCAAAGCCCCCCAGGGTCCAGAAGGTCAGGCTGCGGCCCTGGGGGTCACCCACACGAAACTGCAAAAGCCCCACCAGGGCGTTCAGGATGGTAGTAAGGAGCAGGCCCACCAGCAATAGCCGCACCCCGGTCTGTTCGCCCCCGGCGGGCGCCAGGCGCAGGAGCAGGGCCAGCGTTGCCAGCACCCCCAGAGCCGCCGCCAGGGGAAGGCCCCAGGCGGCCAGGGGAAAAAAAGCCAGCCAGAGCACCGCGCCCAAAGCCGCCCCGGCCCCCAGGCCCAGCAGGCCGGGCTCCACCAGGGGCGTGCGCAAAAGGCCCTGCAGCACCGCCCCGCTAAGGGCCAGGGTGCCCCCCACCAGCGCAGCCAGGAGCACCCGCGGAAAGCGGATGTTGAGCAAGACCGAAGCCCCCTCGAGCCCCTCCCGCAAGACCCGGGGAATCTCCAGGGGGGGAATGTAGTAGGCCCCGCTGGCCGCCGCCAACAGCAGGCTGGCGGGCAGCAGCAGGGCCAGGGCTATAAACAAGAGCCGCCGACGGCTAAAAGCGCTGGGGGGCATCAGGGGTTGAAGCCAGGGTGGTTAATCCGCACCGGGCCGGTTTTCTCGTAGAGGGCCTGGTGGAGCTCGAGCGCCGCCCGACCCACCGTGTAGCCATAGCCCGAGATGTAGGTCACGTCCATAGCCACAATCCGGCGGTTACGGCCGGCAGGGGTCTCGGCCACCCCCGGCAGGCGCAGGATGTTCTCGAAGCTAAAGGGCTGGTCGGGAAAGAAGGGCACCACGATGGCCTCGGGCCGGGCCGCCACCACCGCTTCGGCGGTGATGTTCACACAGCCCCGCACCGCACCGGCCCCCTGCACAGCCTTGACCGCATTCTGGGCCCCGGCTAGGGTGATGAGCCCTGCGCCACTGGCCTCCTCACCGCAGACAAAGGTGTTGCGGGGATCGCGCGGGTAGATGTAGAGCACCCGCAAGGGCTCGCCCCGGCGCACCTGGGTTTTAGAGCGCAGGGCCAGCAGGTCGCGCTCGAGGGCCCGTACCAGTTCTTCGGCCCGCGCTGGCTGCCCCACCGCAGCCCCGATGGTGCGGATTTTCTTCTTGACCCCCTCGGGCGTGGGCTCGTCGGGCACCAGCACCACACTCACACCGGCCTGGCGCAGCTGGGCCAGCACCGGCGGGGGGCCCGCTTCGGAGACCGCCAGCACCAGGGTGGGCCGCTGGGCCAGCAAAGCTTCGGCGTTCAGGCGGAAAAACAGCCCAACATCGGGCTTCTTCAAGAGGGCGGCTGGAATGTACGAGCCGGTATCGCGCCCCACAATGCGCTCGGTGAGGCCAAACTTGTCCAGAATCTCGGAAATGGAACCTCCGATGCTCACGATGCGCTCGGCGCTTCTAACCTCGACCTCGCGGCCCGTGGCATCGGTTACGCGCAAGGGCTGGGCCAGCGCCAGCCCCAGCAGCAGGGGAAGTGTAAGGAACCAGTGTCTCATACCAACTTGTAAACTTACCAAAGCTCATACCCCAGAGTGTCACAAAAGTGTCATTGCCTAGTGCTCCGGTAACTTAATTCCTGGGATGGATTTGGCTCCTCTAATACCTAGGGGTTGCTTTGAGCGCTTCATTCCGGGAACTTCACTGCATATCTATCTTTGACTTACCAAACCACTAGCCTTTAGGGGGACGCAAAGCCCCCAGGCCAGCCCAGGCCCGCAGGGAGTAGAACATCACCCACAGCCAGAAGGCAGCCAACAGCAGGAGCAGCACCCAGGCCAGACCGCCCAGGAAGGCCGAGTCCAGCGCCCTGGCCAGGGCCAGGGTGGCCAGGGTGAAAGCCCCCAGGGGGAAGACCAAGCCCCACCAGCCTGGGGCAAAGTGGAACTGCGCCCGGCGGCTCTCTACAAGCAAGGTATCCAGGAGCAAAAGCAGGCTCAAGGCCAACCACCAAAACCCCAGGCCCCAGACGGCCAGCCCCACCACCGGCCAGGCTTCCACCCAGCCCTGGTGAACCAGCCCCGCCTTGGCCCCGCCCTCGAGCCAGCGCCAGGGCGCAAGCACCAACAGACCCACCGGGGCCAGCCCAATAAAGACCGAGGGCAGAAAGTGGGGCTCGAGCCGACCGTACCCATACAGCCGTTGCAAAAAGCTGGGCAGCACGAACAAAAACAGGAAAAACCCAATGCCCAGGAAAAGCCCGCTCAGCACCCACAGCTCTTTCTGCCAGACTTGGGGAAAACTGGAAAGCCACAGCCCTCCAGCCATGGGCACCAAAAGGGCCGAGACCGGCGGGATAACCCAGGCCCCGTTGGCGGCCTCGAGCGGCAGCTTAAGCCGGGTGCTCACGGTAAAGACCACCAGCAGGCCCACCGCAAAGATCAAGGGCGTCCCCAGCAGAAAAAGCCCCTGGCCCAAAAGGAGCGACCAGGGCCCCAGCGGCAACGCACGGGTCACCAGGCTCAGCACCAGGAGAGCGATGGGCAGGGTGGGAAGCATCTGAGAGAAAAGGGGATGCTGTAGGTCGGCCAGGGCGGCCTGGGGAAAACGCAGGAGCTTGGTCAGGTAGAGCGCCAGGAGCGCTGCCATGACCAGGAGAGTCAGCAGATAAACCGGCAGGGCCAGCCCCACCAGGCCGAACTGGGCCAGGGCCAGGGCCAGCACGCCGGTGCCCATCACCGCGGCAAACCAGGCTGGGTTAAAGTAGCGCACACTGGGCGCTGCTAGAGCCACTTCCACCCAAAGCCTCCTAGTGCACCGCGGCGTGTTCCTGCTCGGCCAGGTAGCGCTCGGCCATCATGGCCGCACGGGTACCGGCCCCCACGCTGGTAGAAAGCTGACGGTAGATGGGGTCGGCCACGTCGCCCGCGGCGAAAAGCCCCGGCACCGAGGTAAAAATTTCGTCCCGCACCGCCACGTAGCGGTCGGGCCGGAGTTCCACCACCCCCTGCAAAAAGCCGGTGTTGGGCTCGTGCCCGATGAAGACGAAGACCCCATCGGTGGGATAATCGTAGACCTCGCCGGTCTTGAGGTTCTTCAGGCGAACCCCGGTCACGGTCTCGTCGCCCAGCACCTCCTCGACCACGGTGTCCCAGATGAAGTGCATCTTGGGGTGGGCCAGGGCCCGGGCCTGGGCGGTCTTGTTGGCGCGCAGGGAGTCGCGGCGGTGTACCAGGGTGACCTTGTTGGCGAACTTAGTGAGGAAAAGACCCTCTTCCACCGCAGCGTCGCCCCCACCTACTACCACCACTTCCTTGCCCCGGTAAAAGAAGCCGTCGCAGGTCGCGCAGGTGCTCACACCCCGGCCATAAAACTTCTCCTCGCCCGGCACGCCCAGCTTCTTGGGGTTGGCTCCGGTAGCCAGAATCACGCTGCGGGCACGGTAGTCTTGCTCGTAGCCCCGCACCACAAAGCCCTCGGGGGTTCGCTCTAGGCCCTGGGCCTCGTCCATCACAATCTCGGCCCCAAAGCGCTTGGCTTGCTGCACCATACGCTCAGAAAGCTCGGCCCCACTAATAGGCTCGGGGAAGCCCGGATAGTTTTCGACCTCCTCGGTCTGGGCAATCTGGCCCCCCGGCAGGCCTTTTTCCAGGATGAGGGTCTTCAGGTTGGCCCGTCCGGTGTAGATGCCTGCGGTCAGCCCGGCGGGGCCGCCCCCGATAATCACCACGTCGTAGAGTTGGCTCATAGCAAAGTCTCCTTGCGCCAGCATAAGGCTGGCCCTTCATGGGTCAGTATAACATACCCCTGGGGGATATGTATTCCGGGACGTTTGCCCCTGGGGGGGCCCTGGCTATACTGGTTCCAAGTATGTGGGCGGCCCCGACTCGAGTCCACCGCACCCCCTGGGTTTTCTTTCTGGTGGGGCTGGTGCTCTTGGTCTCGAGCCAGTACGCCCTGCGCGACCCACGCAGCCAGGCCTTGCCAGTGGGCTTTCTGCCCAGTGCGGATATCTGTGCTTTCTCTCCGGGGTCTTCCCATTCCCAGCCTACCCCCTCCCCCACCCATACCCACCAGCCCCACTGCCCCCTCTGTGTGATGGGGGGCTATAGCGACGGGGCCCCACCCTTCGTTGCGCTTCCGCAGCCGGTGTTGCAAACCGGGGAAAGGCTGCGGCCGCTCGAGGCTGCCCAGCCCTTGGTGCGGCCAGTCTTCCCCCAGCTCAACCGGGGGCCACCCAGCTAGGCTAGACGCATCCGTGCCCTGTGCAAGTGGCCTATAGCCCCTGGCATAGGCGTGATTTGAGGTCATCTGTCCATCCAGGCCCCAATCCTGCCCTTTGTCCAGCCATGCTGGTTCTTCATCCCCCTGCACCCCTACCCCCCCTGCCCCCCGGACAGACCGTGGTGCTGGAGGCGGGCGTTTACCGCGGCCCCTGGGAGATTCGCACCCCTGGGGTGCGCCTGCTGGCCCGTCCGGGTGCGGTGCTGGACGGGGGCGGCCAGGGCAGCGCACTAACCCTCTCTGCGCCCGGCATTGTGGTGGAGGGCCTCGAGGTACGCGACGTAGGCCTCGGCGACGATTTCTACGAACCCGACGCCGCCGTGGTGCTGTACAAATGCGAGGGCTGCGTGGTGCGGGGCCTGCGGACCCGGGGGGTAACGGGAGGTATCCGGGTGGAGCAGTCCAGCCGGGCGGTGGTGGAAAACTGCACCCTCGAGGGCACCCTGGCCGCCCCTGGCCTCCAGGCCTACCGCAGCGACGAGGTGGTGCTGCGGGGCAACCGCATCGAGGGCTTTCTGGACAACCTCTATGTGGAATACGGCGAGCGGCTGGTGGTGGAAAACAACCGGCTGGAGGGCGCGGCGCGCTACGGCCTGCACCTGATGTTCACCTACCAGGCCCAGGTGCGGGGCAACCACAGCCAGCGCAACCGGGTGGGCTCGGCCATCATGCACGGGGCCGAGAACCGGGTGGAGGTCAACCTGTTTGCCGAGGAGGTGGGCCCCTTGCGCTACGGGCTGCTGTTACAGGAGGAGTGGAAAACCGTGCTGCGGGACAACCATTTTGCACGTAACACCATTGGGCTATTGTCGCTGGATTCGCGCGACACCCGGCTCGAGGCCAACCGCTTTAGCAGCAACGGCACCGCCCTGCTCTTCGCCCGCGATACCGACCAGAACACCCTCAACGCCACTGGCAACACCTTTGTGGGCAACCTCCACGACCTCGCCGTGGACGACCCCAGGGCCCGGGTGGTGCTCAAGGGCAACGCCTTCGACCGCGCCGCGCCCCTGCCCATTCCCCACCTGCCCAGCAGCAGCTTTGCCCTGCTCAGTGCGCGCCAGCCCGACCTGAGCCTCTTTGCACTTTCACCGGGGATGCTGCTGTGGGAGGCCGCCGAGGCCAGGGTACCGGGGCTGCGTCTGCTGGCCCTGGCCGACCCAGAAGCCCTGCCTGCATCCCGCCCGATCACCAGCATTGCGCCGGGTCTGGTTGGGCTGGCCCTTTTGAGCCTGTTGGGAGGAGCATGGTTGAGGTCGTAGGCCTGTACAAAAAGGGTCGTTTGGAAGACATCAACCTGCGCCTGGAGGCAGGCAGCCTGGCCCTCCTGGGCCCCAACGGGGCAGGGAAAAGCACCCTTCTGGGGGTGCTGGCCGGGCGGCTCAGGCCCGACGGTGGCATGGTGCGGCTGTTCGGGCACCACCCCCAAAGCCCGGGCGCGGCCAGAGTCCGGGCCTACATCCCCCAGCACCTGACCTTCCCGCCCACCCTGCGGGTGGAGGAAGTGCTGGAAGCCGCAAGGCAGCTCAAAGGGGCCAGCCCAGCCGAGAAGGAGGAGGCCCTGGGGCGCATGGGCCTGGCTGGCTACCTGAAGCGCCCGGTGGCCCAGCTCTCGGGGGGTTGGCGGCAGCGGCTGGCCCTGGCCGCAGGACTCATGGGCTACCCACCTTTATGGCTGCTGGACGAACCGGCCTCGGCCCTGGATCGCGAGGGCTTGGGCCGCTTACAGGACTGGTTCTCGGCCCACCTCGCCACGGGCGGACTGGTGATTTTGTCGGCCCATCGGCAAGAAGAAATCTCGCGCCTGGCCGAGCAGTTTTTACGCCTGGAAAACGGCCAGGTGGTTGAACAAGGAAGTCTTTATGTACAAGAACCGTCGTGAAGTGATGAAGATGCTTGCGGCTTTAGGCGCTTCTGGCGCGCTTTCCCAGGTGCTGGCTCAGCACATGCAGCAGCAGATGCAGCCCGCTCCCATGCCGGCCAACCTCGAGACCATCCCCGCCAAGACCATCCCCTGGGAGCAGGGCACCTGCGACTTCTGCGAGATGCCCCTCAAAACCCCGGCCCCTGGGGCCTGGATGGGTCGCACTTTTGCCCCCGGCTTCTTCGAGCAGACCTACAGCCAGATTGCCCTCAAAGAAGCGGCCAAGGGCAAGGAGGCCTACCACTTCGAGTCCATCGCCTGCATGGTGAACTACGCCTGGGTCTACGGCCTGCGCGACGGGGTGGGCAGCACCTTCTACGTGGCCGACCGGGGGGCCTACGACCCCGCCAAAGGCCCCGCCGCGGTTAATCTGATTCCGGCCCGTCAGGCGGTGTACCTGTGGGGCGAAAAACGCGCCTGGGTGGTGATGGACGCCAAAATTGCGGCCTTCAAGAACGCCGAGGCGGCCATGGCCTTTGCCCGCACCATCCCCGACCTGGGGCGCACCCGTGTGCTGGACTGGCAGACCCTGCTCGACCTGGCCCCGCTGCCGGAGATGAACCTGGTGAACCTGCTGGCTAAACACGCCGGCCTACTGAAGTAACTGCACCCACCTGGGGCTGGGGGCCACAGTCGCCCCCACCCCCGCTAGAGGAACCCATGAAGCGACGCACCTTGATCAAAAGCCTGCTGGCCCTGCCCCTGGGGTTTGGGGTACTGCAACCGGCCCTGGCCGCACCCAGGCCGCTGCGGGTGGGGGTGGACGCCTGCCCCTACTGCAACATGACCATCCTGGACGCCCGCTATGCCGCCCAGATGATCACCTCCACCGGCAAGGTTTACGCCTACGACGACGTGGGCTGCCTGCTCGACCACCTGCTGGGCTACGGCGGCCCCAAAGTTTCGCCCAAAGAGCTTTACGTGGCCGACTTTGCCGCCTCCGAGCGCAAGGAGGCCCGCTTTGTCCCGGTCAACCAGGCCCATTTCCTGTACAGCGAGCGCATCCGCACCCCTATGGGCACGGGCCTGCTGGCTTTTGGCACTGCCGCGGGCCTGGAAGCTTACCTGAGAGAGCGCCCCCAACACCAGGGGGAAAAACTGCGCTGGAACGAGCTTCTGGCCAGGGGCCGCAAACAGGCCTGGGTGCCCGGCTACGGAAGGTAGACATGGCTCTTCTACCCCTGTACGCCAAGGCCCTTCTGCGCAACCCCTGGGCTTTTGCCCCGCTGCTGTTGCTGCCCCTGCTGGCCCTGGCCTTCCAGGGCCGGGGGGAGGCGGTGGCGGTGGTCTCGCTTTTTGCTTCTTTGGCGCTGCTGCTGCCCCCGCTGGTGCTGGCCCTGGCCGTGCCCCTCCTCACCGCTCGAGAGGACTGGGCTTTCTGGGCCGGGATGCCCAGGAGCCCGGCCCGGCTCTACCTGAGCGGGGTGCTGGGGGTGGGGCTGGGCCTGAGCCTGCCCATTCTGGGGGGGCTGGCCCTGGCCGCGGGGCTCCTGGGGATGGGGGGCCCGGCGGCGGGGCTCCTGCTCTTCAGCGGGCTGGGCCTGCTGTGGTTCTGGGTGGCCCTGGCGGGCTGGGTGGGGGCAGGCCTCGAGCCCGCCCGGGCACTGGGGGTGGGCCTCTTGCTCTGGGGCCTGCTGGTGCTGGCCTACGACCCCCTGGTGGTGGGGGTGGCGGTGGCGCTCAGGGAGTACCCGCTGGAAAGGTTTTTGCTGGCGGCGGTGCTCCTGAACCCGCTGGAGCTTTTTCGGGTAGGGCTTCTGTATGCCCTGGGGGCCCCGGTGCTGGTGGGGCCCACGGGGTATCTGCTCAAAGAGTTTTTGGGTTACACCGGCGGCCTGCTTCCGCTCTGGGCAGGCCTGCTGGCGGTTGGGGCCGGGCTCCTGGGCGCGGGCTGGCGCTTTTCCAGACGGGACAGATAAATCGGGGTGCTCGGCTGTACCACCCCTTACATATGTGCCGTGCCCCTAGCTGCAAAATGATGCTTATGAAAAGGTTTTTCCTTGCTGTTTTCTTCACACTTGTAGGCCTGGCTCAGGCCCAGCCTACCCTGAAGCTCGAGCAGGGCTGGATTAGGCGGGTACCGGGCAACATCACTGCGGCCTACCTGGTGCTCTACAACCCCACCAACCAACCCATCCGCATCGTGGGGGCCAGTACCCCTATCGCAACGCGGGTGGAGTTTCACCAGACCACCCACACCGGCCACGACGACCAACTGGACATCTCGGCCATGAAGCGGGTGGAGGCCCTGACCGTGCCGGCTCGAGGTCGGTTGGAAATCCTGCCCGGCAAGTACCACCTGATGCTTTATGGCCTGCGCGAGAAGAACCCCCGCCCCTTACAGGAGGGGCAAAAGGTACCCCTTACGCTACGGCTACAAGGTGGGGCCACCCTCACCTTTACCCTCACCGCAGAGATGCGCTAAAAGCTCGAGCGTCTTGCAGATGTCATTGGGGGCTATATTGGAAGCCCCTTTTTATTTTCTCCGTCAAATCCCGTTTGCGCTTTATATCCCCCAGGGGTATAATGTCCCCGGATATGATGCGATTCGCAAAGATTGGCCTGGAGCGCCTACGCAGCAGCCTGGCCTGTCGGCTACGCGGGTTTTCGCTGTGCCGGGTGATGCCCTGGGTGGCAGTGCTGGCCTTGGGATGGGTGGTGTATAGCCGATGAAGCTGACCCCGGACGCCCTTTTGCTGGGCCCTCTGGCCCTGAGCTGGCCCAACCTGGCCCTGCTGGTTGGAATTCTGGCCTTTACCTGGCTGGCGGCCCGGCAGGGGGTGGAAAGCAAGGCCTGGTGGGTGCTGCTGGTCACGCTGCTGGCCGCCCGGGTGGGCTATACGGTGGCGCACCTCTCCACCTGGCCCAGCCTGGAGGCCGCTCTGCTGGGCACCCTGGACATCCGCAGCGGGGGCTGGAGCTGGTGGGTGGGGCTTCCGGTGGGGGCTCTGGCTGCAGCGCTACTTTTGCGCCAGGAAAGCCCACGGCTTTTGCTGCCGGGGGGGGTTGCGCTGGCGCTGGCCTTGCTGCCCCTGGGGGTACAGTTGAGCCTGACCCGGCCCACCCAGGCCACCGCTACACCCGAGTACGCCAGCCGCATGGTGCAATACCTCGAGCCCGCCCAAAGCCGCCTGGCTGAGGTGCGCTTTGACGAGCTGCCCAAGCCCATGCTGCTCAACTTCTGGGCCACCTG is drawn from Meiothermus cerbereus DSM 11376 and contains these coding sequences:
- a CDS encoding NosD domain-containing protein is translated as MLVLHPPAPLPPLPPGQTVVLEAGVYRGPWEIRTPGVRLLARPGAVLDGGGQGSALTLSAPGIVVEGLEVRDVGLGDDFYEPDAAVVLYKCEGCVVRGLRTRGVTGGIRVEQSSRAVVENCTLEGTLAAPGLQAYRSDEVVLRGNRIEGFLDNLYVEYGERLVVENNRLEGAARYGLHLMFTYQAQVRGNHSQRNRVGSAIMHGAENRVEVNLFAEEVGPLRYGLLLQEEWKTVLRDNHFARNTIGLLSLDSRDTRLEANRFSSNGTALLFARDTDQNTLNATGNTFVGNLHDLAVDDPRARVVLKGNAFDRAAPLPIPHLPSSSFALLSARQPDLSLFALSPGMLLWEAAEARVPGLRLLALADPEALPASRPITSIAPGLVGLALLSLLGGAWLRS
- a CDS encoding TlpA family protein disulfide reductase, whose protein sequence is MKLTPDALLLGPLALSWPNLALLVGILAFTWLAARQGVESKAWWVLLVTLLAARVGYTVAHLSTWPSLEAALLGTLDIRSGGWSWWVGLPVGALAAALLLRQESPRLLLPGGVALALALLPLGVQLSLTRPTQATATPEYASRMVQYLEPAQSRLAEVRFDELPKPMLLNFWATWCPPCRAEMPLLVEYQQKGYPIVLLNTGEDVGAIQSFLAQTGLSARVFLDSAGLQRAFQVSGLPTTLLIGPDGKVLARHLGPVNRAQLEQLLRQLQ
- a CDS encoding nitrous oxide reductase accessory protein NosL, with amino-acid sequence MYKNRREVMKMLAALGASGALSQVLAQHMQQQMQPAPMPANLETIPAKTIPWEQGTCDFCEMPLKTPAPGAWMGRTFAPGFFEQTYSQIALKEAAKGKEAYHFESIACMVNYAWVYGLRDGVGSTFYVADRGAYDPAKGPAAVNLIPARQAVYLWGEKRAWVVMDAKIAAFKNAEAAMAFARTIPDLGRTRVLDWQTLLDLAPLPEMNLVNLLAKHAGLLK
- a CDS encoding C4-dicarboxylate transporter, coding for MEVALAAPSVRYFNPAWFAAVMGTGVLALALAQFGLVGLALPVYLLTLLVMAALLALYLTKLLRFPQAALADLQHPLFSQMLPTLPIALLVLSLVTRALPLGPWSLLLGQGLFLLGTPLIFAVGLLVVFTVSTRLKLPLEAANGAWVIPPVSALLVPMAGGLWLSSFPQVWQKELWVLSGLFLGIGFFLFLFVLPSFLQRLYGYGRLEPHFLPSVFIGLAPVGLLVLAPWRWLEGGAKAGLVHQGWVEAWPVVGLAVWGLGFWWLALSLLLLLDTLLVESRRAQFHFAPGWWGLVFPLGAFTLATLALARALDSAFLGGLAWVLLLLLAAFWLWVMFYSLRAWAGLGALRPPKG
- a CDS encoding FecCD family ABC transporter permease, with the translated sequence MPPSAFSRRRLLFIALALLLPASLLLAAASGAYYIPPLEIPRVLREGLEGASVLLNIRFPRVLLAALVGGTLALSGAVLQGLLRTPLVEPGLLGLGAGAALGAVLWLAFFPLAAWGLPLAAALGVLATLALLLRLAPAGGEQTGVRLLLVGLLLTTILNALVGLLQFRVGDPQGRSLTFWTLGGFGGAGWELLALTAPLALLSALALLRLGRALNALTLGEEEAFHLGIGVAALKRQALLLVALGVGAAVAAAGSIAFVGLLVPWLLRAGGGADHRFVLPAAWLLGASLTVLADLVARTALAPAELPVGLLTTLLGGPFFLLLLGREGWRG
- a CDS encoding ATP-binding cassette domain-containing protein encodes the protein MVEVVGLYKKGRLEDINLRLEAGSLALLGPNGAGKSTLLGVLAGRLRPDGGMVRLFGHHPQSPGAARVRAYIPQHLTFPPTLRVEEVLEAARQLKGASPAEKEEALGRMGLAGYLKRPVAQLSGGWRQRLALAAGLMGYPPLWLLDEPASALDREGLGRLQDWFSAHLATGGLVILSAHRQEEISRLAEQFLRLENGQVVEQGSLYVQEPS
- a CDS encoding heme ABC transporter ATP-binding protein, with protein sequence MASWLEAHALGFQRAGRWLLRGASFSLEPGFWGILGPNGAGKSTLLRLLSGEWRPSEGSVALKGVPLQRYTPAQMALERAFLPQQRSLAFPYTVREVVALGRLPHQQRRPENPTDRARVEWALEQTGALAWAERPYFSLSGGERTRVDLARVLAQETPILLLDEPTNHLDPRQQLEVLALAQRLAREGRLVLAALHDLNLAALFADQLLLLKEGRLVALGTPENLLRPALLQEVYGVPFEVLVHAGRRLVLPSFEAG
- a CDS encoding heme/hemin ABC transporter substrate-binding protein produces the protein MRHWFLTLPLLLGLALAQPLRVTDATGREVEVRSAERIVSIGGSISEILDKFGLTERIVGRDTGSYIPAALLKKPDVGLFFRLNAEALLAQRPTLVLAVSEAGPPPVLAQLRQAGVSVVLVPDEPTPEGVKKKIRTIGAAVGQPARAEELVRALERDLLALRSKTQVRRGEPLRVLYIYPRDPRNTFVCGEEASGAGLITLAGAQNAVKAVQGAGAVRGCVNITAEAVVAARPEAIVVPFFPDQPFSFENILRLPGVAETPAGRNRRIVAMDVTYISGYGYTVGRAALELHQALYEKTGPVRINHPGFNP
- the trxB gene encoding thioredoxin-disulfide reductase, with amino-acid sequence MSQLYDVVIIGGGPAGLTAGIYTGRANLKTLILEKGLPGGQIAQTEEVENYPGFPEPISGAELSERMVQQAKRFGAEIVMDEAQGLERTPEGFVVRGYEQDYRARSVILATGANPKKLGVPGEEKFYGRGVSTCATCDGFFYRGKEVVVVGGGDAAVEEGLFLTKFANKVTLVHRRDSLRANKTAQARALAHPKMHFIWDTVVEEVLGDETVTGVRLKNLKTGEVYDYPTDGVFVFIGHEPNTGFLQGVVELRPDRYVAVRDEIFTSVPGLFAAGDVADPIYRQLSTSVGAGTRAAMMAERYLAEQEHAAVH
- a CDS encoding nitrous oxide reductase accessory protein NosL; this translates as MKRRTLIKSLLALPLGFGVLQPALAAPRPLRVGVDACPYCNMTILDARYAAQMITSTGKVYAYDDVGCLLDHLLGYGGPKVSPKELYVADFAASERKEARFVPVNQAHFLYSERIRTPMGTGLLAFGTAAGLEAYLRERPQHQGEKLRWNELLARGRKQAWVPGYGR
- a CDS encoding copper chaperone PCu(A)C, producing MKRFFLAVFFTLVGLAQAQPTLKLEQGWIRRVPGNITAAYLVLYNPTNQPIRIVGASTPIATRVEFHQTTHTGHDDQLDISAMKRVEALTVPARGRLEILPGKYHLMLYGLREKNPRPLQEGQKVPLTLRLQGGATLTFTLTAEMR